From the genome of Phalacrocorax carbo chromosome 5, bPhaCar2.1, whole genome shotgun sequence:
TTGAGCAGCTCCTTTCCTTCCTGGCCCGGACACCTCTGATCCCTGCCACTCCCTGCCTTGACCTTCCATGCACACCTCTCtagctctcctttttctttttctggtctCGACCAGCTGCCTCTCTGTCCTCTAACCACAGCCTGTTTAACCCCTGATGCAGGAGAGACTGGTGTAGCTCCCTTCCCACTTCCATTTGAAACCCTAAAACTGACACAGCCCTCCTGCAGTTCCTCCTCCCCTTGATGTCTCTCCTTCACTCGCATGCAGTTTGCTTCAATAAATTATTGTAGTAGTTTGCAATaaacttttttgtatttttttttcccctgtatttatttttttttttcctcctggggagggaacggagggggcacagggcccTTTGCCTGCTCTCAGCGTCTTGGAGAGGTTGCAGGTGCTGTGCCTATGTGCAGGCAGGGGCCTCCCTCCGGgggccctggggtgcagggttTGGGCCAGGGGCTCtgccagctggagctggggggctgctggagctCAGCAGCGTTTTCTGCAGTAGCCACCAGGTGGCAACGATGCTGTTGGGCTGGCCACCAGctctgggagctggggctgggggccctgGGCAGTCCCCCAGCCAGGTTGGGGCAAGGCTTGGTGTACTGCGATACTAAAGGGAAACTGCTTTTCaactcctgttttcttttttttttctcaatctGGGTAATGCATAACCAAAATAAACGTACTgaggaaaaaccaaaccaaccacaaGGGCTGTTTTTGTCTTGGTGCATGCAGCTCACCTGTGGTGGGTGGCTGGTGTTGCCCTGGGTTGTCTGGGACCTTCTCTGCTGTCTGCAGCCCTGCTTTGGGGCAGGACCCCTCTGGGAAAGCGGGGTTAGATGTGGGGGACCTAATCCCATACAGCCACGGGGGGAATAAgagggctggagggggctgggacagggccctgcagcctcctgtcaggGTTTAGGTTGCAGCCTAGCCTGCAGCCGGTGCTGGATCTCCAGCCCAGGGGCTCCCCTCCGTCCCTTGCTGGTGAGCCTGCAGTGCTCTGCCCCACTCAGGCCCCAGCCTGCTGCCCGGGCTGAGATGTTGAGCAATGTCCGGGCTTTGCTTGCCTCTTCCTGGCAGTGGTTTCCCGCGTTCTGGCATGAGCCGGAGGGGATTAGACTGCTGCTAATCTCGCTCTGTGGCTAGGAGGGAGGAATGAGTtagagctggggctgggagcctGTTGCCACCAGGCAAGACTGTTCTGGGCAAGGCACTTGGAGTAGCAAAGCATGTGGGAATTAGAGAAATAATCTGTTGCTGTTGATCCCAGAGGCGGGAATTTGCAGTGTCGTGCCAGGCCCCAGGCGCAGAAGAGGGGGAGAGCCAGGCCAGCGGACGTGTGAGCGGAGCTCCCTGCTGGAATGTACCAGCTCAGCAAGGGATTGTCCTCCCTGGGCCGGGCAGGCGCTGCGCCATGAGCCTGGTGCCTGTGACGGCTGCCCGGGCCATGGCGGCATCAGACAGCCCCTCAGCTGCCCTCCGGCGCCGCGACCTGTGCAGCCGAGGCATCCGCCTGGCTGGGAAGATGCGCTCAGACGTCGTCGACCTCCTGGACACCTACGTGAGTTTGCCTTGCTCTCCCCGGCTGCCTGCCGGGCTGGGAGTGCTGGCAGGGTGGCTGCCAGGGTCTAGGGGCTCTTGGCAGCTGTGCCAGGGCGTGAGGGCTCTGGCCTGTGGTAGAGATGGGGGATGAAATGCTGCTGGTATCGGGGCCCTGGTGCTGCCGGCCGACGCTTGGGTAAGCCTTGATCACCTGGCCTTGCACTGCTCCAGATGCTTCCTGGCCAGCACCAAAGCTGAATCAGGCCCCCCTGGAGCCGGTGCCGGCGGGCCTTGGGGTCTCCCTGTTTCTCCTGTCACTGCTGATCCCCGGCTGCTCTCACTCCTGCAGGTGGAGCGGCAGGGCTTGGACGCCTCAGCCAGCGTGGCAGCGGTGGAGGGGGTGCCGGTGGCAGCAGTGGAGCGCTGGGATGAGCAGACAGGCACCCAGCGGCTGCTGGAGAACCTGGCGGCGTACCGGGCCTTCCGAACCCTGCTGGCCCAGATGCTGGAGGAGCAGCGGGAGCAGCTGGGTGAGGCTGATGCTGCCCTGGGCCGGGCGCTGGCAGCCGTCCTGCTCCAGGTCTCAGCTTTCGCCTACCACCTTGAGGAGCTGCTGCGGCTGGAGAGCCGTGGGGCCCCCAGTGAGGAGGGGGCTggcccccctccacccccccaccttGGCCTCTTTGAGAGGAAGCTgcggggcctgggggtgctgcgggAGCTGGCCCAGTGGGCTGTCAGGTCTGCACGGGACCTGCGGCAGCTCGCCAAGCCCAGCGcgggcagcagctcagcccccagcccggcTGAGAGCACTTGAAGGCAGGCATGGGGCATGGGGGCTCCTTGCCCACCCCTGTGGAGGGCTGCTGACAGCGAAGGGGGTTGTTCAGGGAGGGGGGGGATGGGAGGCACCGTGTCATTAATCCCTGCGCCCCTATGCTTTTGGTGCTGCTCCCTGTGGGCTCCTTTCCCTGCGGGGACACTGAGGCACGGGCTGCACTCCGCCCAAGGGAGTGGGGGTCCGCAGGTGGGGCAGGCCTTGGGGGTGGCTCAGGCTCTGTCTGCTGGGGGGTTGGAATGACCCCCTGGGAAGCAGCTTTGCCGCTTACCCCAGGGCCTGGAGACCATGACCCTCAGCAGGCTATGGCGGTGCTGGCCTTGTCTTTAAAATTTGGTTGCTGCCTAGCTTGCCATGGCTAGGTGCTGCCTCTGGCTGACAGAAGCTGCCTTGGGGTGCTTGTGGAGGCAAGGCAGGAGCAAAGGGGCAGAAATATACCACCTGAAGAAAGGGGTCTTGGGACCTGCCCTCTAGCTGCAAGATTCAAGGCTTGGCCTCCTTCATGTGGACTCTTTTCTCCTGCCCGGCTCACGCTTTTGTGCATAGAATTTCAGCTCTAACTGCCTGGGGGGctttttcgggggggggggggagggaaggtaTGATCAGGAGGGGATTTCTTAACTGCTTGGACAAGGTAATGGAGAGGATCTTTTAACTGAAGGCTATGATTCAGAAGACCCTCCGCAAGGAGGTTTGTGCTTCCAGGGGTTATTTTGAGACTGGAAATGGCGTGGAGGGTTAAACAGCCCCAGACACATTGCTCACCCTGTGAAAGGGAATGGCACGAGGTTTCAAACCTTTTCACAGCTGTCCAGGCCCTGGTTTTCTTGCTGACTGGATGTGATGGCTGCCGAACAAATAAAAGGGCTGGGAGATCTACTGGGGTGATATGACTTCTTGGGGGAGGTGGGACAGTGGGGCTCAGCCTCACCTGAGAGCCTGGGATGCCCTGTTCCCACCCCAGGGAAGGGTCGGTCCCCGTGGGGTGGGATGTCTGGGGGGGGATGAGACTTGTTGAGAGGCCATGGCAGGGATGGAGATGGAGGtgacaggaggaggaggctgggggtgtgTCGCTGGGGTTGTACCCCATCCTGGTGTgaccctgccttcctccctgacctgtgagagggaaggaaacacagggggacaccggggacacagggtggggaggaggctGGGCATGCGCCCCGCCAGCTCCACACAAAGCGGCTTTGTCGCCACGGGTGGTGGCGGCACTGGGCACAGTGCCTGCACCAGCACCAGCGGCGTCTGCGTGGGCATGGGGGGCCCCAGGCACCGCGGGAGGACAAAAGGGCCCCGCCAAGGCAGGGCCCCCAGGCACCCAtcctgcccaccccaccagccACATCAGGGCAAGCAGGGCCACAGGGTTGCAGCTGCCCCATGGAGTTGGGGCAAGGGTGGTTTGGTGGTGCCTCAGTTTTTTCGTGGGTGACACTTGAGGAAGAATGTGCGCCTTCTTCATCTCCACTTATTGCCTGACCTCAGTTTTGCGACTCGGACCAGATTATTTGCAATGTTTCTGCTTCCCTGCACTTGGGAATAACAATTTCTGGCCgtcatttttttcaggattaaTCAAAGTGAGTCCCTTTCCCAGCAAGTATTTCTCCCTCCCAGTCTTGTCTGCTTTGTGCGCTTAAAGCCATCTTGCTTGTCTCCCCTTGCACCCTTGTGCTCAAGCAGTGGCCAAGTGCTCACATCCTCACCAGCCCACTGCCCCTCACCTTCCCAAAGGAGGGCATGTGCATCTCAAACAGTGCACGTCCATCTCTGAACCTCGCAATCCAAGCAGGAGGGAACAGACCCCTTTTCTCCCACCGCAGTAGCCAGGATACAAGGTGACCTTCACACCCCTGGGGAGctggccccagccctggcacaggtcCATGCAACTCGATCCTTCCGGATCAGCCACTGGTGGTGCTGTGAGCTGAGCTTGGCCCGCTGCAATCATGCTCCAGAAGTCAAAGCAGCAATGGGGATTGAAGGTGGGCATGGCAAGGATGTTGCTCCAGGGGCTTCTATGGGCTGTGCCTGGCAGCGTAAATCACTACTTTTGCAACCTTCcttattccttcctttctacCTTGCCAGTGGCACTGGGCACATCTGTGTTTGCAAAGCACCTGCAATGCTTTGAAATGACCACTGTAACCAGGAACAATGTAAAAAAGCAGACCCTAACCCAAACCTCCATTGTCTGGTTGTCTGGCTGAGCGAGAGGCTGCAGGTCTTGAGCTTTCCCTGCCAGCAAGCCCCCATCCCGCAGTAGAGGTGGTGACATTTGAGCCTGCTGAGTTTTCATGCTATTTTTCAGCTGCAACCCCAAAGACAATCACTAGTAAACTGATTTGGGAAGAACAGGGGCATCTGACAGCTGAGCTCCCTTGCTGCTGGGAGTCCCTTTGGACCTGAATTGCCACAGACTGAAGTTAATTTGATCTGGGTGGCTGGAGGTGACTGGAGCTGTTGATTCTGGAGACAGAAATTAAGAGCTTGAGGGGAGGACAGTCATATCCACATGGCTAACACTGCTGAGGACCCTGAATGGGCTCCTACAAActaaaaacccaccaaaaagcCATCTGAGATTgtaatttgggaagaaagaaaggatttacagtgctggtgggaaggggggggggggggaggagggcaggctgcactcccagattgCAGTAGGGAAGGAGCTACCAAAAGCAACCCATggatgtgtttattttaaaaaaattaatgtttggGCTTAACGTGTGGTTGGGTTGGGCACGCTTTGGGGGGTTTAAAAGGTTTTAAGCCAACTGAGGCTGCTCGCTGACCTCAGGCATGTCTGTACTTGGGTGCTGTAactggtgctgggtgctgggagagAATAAATTCACCCCTTGCTCACCATGCACTGGAGGCAGGTGGGGGACAGCTGTGCTGGTCCCATGGGCTCACGCATCCCCTTGCACCAACCGGTGCCAGCATTGCAGCACTGGCTCCTGATGTTTTGCTCCTGAGccgtggggggtgtgtgtgggatgTTCACCCacgctttcttttttaatagcaggaaaaccttttcctcctgcctgaGTCAGCGGAAAGGCTTTCCCTGGGTTTCCCCATCATGGCCTTGGCTGCACTTGCCTGCCCCAAAGGAGCAGGTGAAAACCCAGAGGAGCAGCTTTCTGCTGCTACACTGCCTTCCTGGGAAGGTCTGGGAGCCCTCCCTTCTCGCAGGAAACCGTGCTTTGAGCGTGGCCCTCCATGTCTCCGAGGGCAAGCTGGAAGAAGGAGAGATTTGCTTGAACTTCTGTGGTCTGCCCCCTCCTCTCTCACCATGGCGCTCGCCAGCTGGCCTCACCGCAGTTATTCTTCACCTGTTTCCTCTCCCCTTTTTTTACCCtcccttctatttttttcccctctatttaGATCTTGCCTAATGGTTTCTCACCACAAGTGCAGCCGGTGGATGCTCAGTGGGCTGGGCAGTGCCTGGGAAACAGGTTTGTCAGACAAGGAGCTGCACCGGCTGCCGGGAACTCAGCCACCGTCGTGCAGCAGCACCACCAGTCCCTGTGTCCTGGGGTGAGTCACCCCCTGAGCTGACACAGACCATGGACCAGGGGATTTGCTGGTGCTGGGAAACCCATGTGTGTGGGACATGGATTCAATGTGTACAGTTCTCCCTGGACCAGGCAATAATGGGTGTTTTGTTTAATACCCAAGAAAATCAGTGGTTTGTGTGTGCATGGAAGCACTAAATGAGGTGAGACCTGATGCCAGCACTTGCTTGTCACTGATGTCCTGCTGTTCAGGGCTGCCCTGGGATGCTGCCTGTGGGGCTCAGCAGAAGAACAAGCTCAGGATGAACTTTTTTTGGGCTGTGgggaagggccagggccggctGCTCCGGTTCCAGGGAGTCACTGTAAAGCAGAGGCACCCGTGTCTCACCGCCAGCAGGAGCACGTGGGTTTTGGTTGCGGGGGTTTCAGTTTGCACAGCAAAGCCACTGGCCCTAAGCTGGAGGAGCATCCTGAGGGATTCGCAGCCTCATGCCAGGGTGAAATCTCCCCAAAAAGCACTTCCCAGGGAGACCAAActctggcaggcagctgggagagctggagtACAGGAGCTGGGGTTACAGCTCGTGTGCCCCTTGAGGCATGTGGTGATTTTGGGCTTCGAACCCATTTTTGTGCATCAGAGGCCACGGCTGGGGGCAGCTCACcgtgctgctccctgcaggcactgcagcccggggagggggatggTCAAAGCTCTCAGACCCCGTTTCACTGTCACTGTGCTGGAAGCGGGGTCTGGCCCCGACCCCCAGCACCCTAATTCCCACTGCTGGCAGGCCCTGGGCCGGGGTGGCGCACAGGGATGGGTGCGCACtggggtctccctgcagcccctgggctgcagTCTTGGTTAGGGGTGTGGGGAGCACTGGGGCGTCCTtgggctgcagggtggggtgcaggggacGCTGggaggggtcccgggggtgcagggggcacTGGAAGGCGTCCCAGGGGTGCCATGTAGGGGtgcggggggcaccgggggtCCTGGAGTGGGGTACGGGGTCCGCGGCCTGCGCAGGGCTGAGCCGTGACTACCCCCCCACCCTGGAGGGAATGGTTTCTCCCGGCcgcgctcccccggccccgcccggcgggggccgggcgcggTGACGTCAGGGGCGGGGCTCCGCCCCTCCGCGCTCTCGGTGCGGGCGGGGGGACCCGctccccgcctcccgccgccgccgccgccgcccggggagCGGCGCTGCGGTCCGCCGCGGCGCTGAGGGGCGGCCTCGCCTCCGCGCCCGCTCGGCGgccagccccggggcgggggcaggcagagccctgcgCCGCGCCGAGCATGCGAgtgccggcggggcgggctgcAGCGGCCGCGGGGCGTCTGCGGCGGCCAGCCGGagccgggggaggcggcgggccggggcggcggagCCATGCTGCTGGCCTCGGCCGTGGTGGTGTGGGAATGGCTGAACGAGCACGGGCGGTGGCGGCCCTACAGCCCGGCCGTCAGCCACCACATCGAGGCGGTGGCCCGCGCCGGGccgcgggcgggcggcagcgTGGTGTTGGGCCAGGCCGACAGCCGCCTGGCGCCGTACATCATCGACCTGCAGTCCATGCACCAGTTCCGCCAGGACACCGGTGAGTCAGCCCGGGGGGAGCCGCCGGGCGGCCGACCCCCTGCCCCGGCGCGCCCTACCCGgcccggccgggccccgcgCCGGGCCGCTGTTGCGTCGCTTTGCGCTGCTTTGCATCGCCGGGTGCCGCGCAGCCTTGCCGGGTTGGACCTTGCACCGGGCTCCCCGGTGTGGCCTTGCTCTGCTCGGCGCCGCGCAGCGCTGCCCCGTCCCCCACTGCCCGAAGCTCCTCGGCCTGATACTGCACAgtgctccctccctgctccagcgcTGCATTGCACTGTGCTGTGCCTTCCACCGCTGCCTAGCCCTGCGTGGTCTTGCACTTGCTCGTGCTCCCTGCTCCGCGGTTGCGTTGCACCGTGTTGTGCCACCTAGCTCCCATCCAGCGCTGCCCTGTCCTGGTCCCTCACCGCACCGCGCTGCATGAGGTGGTTGAGCCAGGCCCCGTGCTGCCCTGCCCCGGTCAGGTGCTTTCCTGCCGGACACGGCTGATCTGGATTTGCTCTGCATTTTCAGGTCCCTTACTGCATTGCACTGGTTGGTGTAGAGTTGCACCGTGCAGCGCTTTGCTGACAGGTCCGGTATTGCACAGCGTTGCCTGACCTGGAATTGCATTGCACAGTGTTGCAcaatgctgtgctgctgggtcCCATACTGCGTTGCACTGGCTGGTCTGGAGCTGGGTTGTACTGCCCTGCCTTTCCTAGTCCTGTATTGCATTGTGCTGCCTTGCCCTGCATTACGTCCCATTGCCCACTGCCATCGTGTTGCTGGCTGTACTGCGCTGTGCTGCTGGGTGCCACGCTGCGTTATACTGCCTCATCCTGGATTGCATTGCCCGGTCCCATACTGCATCTGGATTTCCCTTGCAGTGacctgctctgccagctctggaattgcacagctctgcttctcGCTGCCCAGTcccgtgctgctgcccagcccaaGCCCACGCAGCCTGGGGTTGCCTGCTGCCAGCTTGTGTTATGCCATCCCACCTGGTCCCCATGTGCTTGCTGTATCCCATGCCGCCTGGCCCTGCGTGTGCATTCCTGGTCCCTTACAGGGTCGTGCTGTgcagcctcctccctgctgtACCTCCCTGGGCCCTATTGCATGCTgaggccttttcctctcctggcGTGCAGTCCCTTTGTGTGCAGAGCCCATCTCCTGCAGACCCTTCCCAAGGCCCTGCCCCACCATGCCCAGCTACCTCTGAGCTGCCATCAGCCCCAAGGGCCTGGTGCTGTACGGTGCTTGGGGGCCAAATCCATGCCTGGGT
Proteins encoded in this window:
- the CNTF gene encoding ciliary neurotrophic factor; amino-acid sequence: MSLVPVTAARAMAASDSPSAALRRRDLCSRGIRLAGKMRSDVVDLLDTYVERQGLDASASVAAVEGVPVAAVERWDEQTGTQRLLENLAAYRAFRTLLAQMLEEQREQLGEADAALGRALAAVLLQVSAFAYHLEELLRLESRGAPSEEGAGPPPPPHLGLFERKLRGLGVLRELAQWAVRSARDLRQLAKPSAGSSSAPSPAEST